A section of the Spirosoma pollinicola genome encodes:
- a CDS encoding nuclear transport factor 2 family protein — MNKLTLVCFLLTITRTTVPAQSTEETAIKTVIERETQSWLNRDAYAIARCWAAVSYATHLGLRTDGKAFFSTNEQGQITQTIRNVSLQAAQPDRSTFANSDNRIRINGTSAFVTFAQLRTAPEGHVEQYYQTRNMEKQQGSWQIVHASALFRHPENK; from the coding sequence ATGAATAAACTAACGCTTGTCTGCTTTTTGCTGACCATTACCCGAACTACTGTCCCGGCCCAAAGCACAGAGGAAACCGCGATTAAAACGGTCATCGAACGCGAAACCCAGTCGTGGTTAAATCGCGATGCCTACGCGATTGCCCGTTGCTGGGCAGCCGTCTCCTACGCCACCCACCTGGGGCTGCGGACCGATGGGAAAGCCTTTTTCAGTACCAACGAGCAGGGACAGATTACCCAGACCATTCGGAACGTGAGTCTCCAGGCGGCCCAACCCGACCGCTCGACATTCGCCAACTCGGACAACCGGATTCGGATCAACGGCACCAGTGCCTTTGTCACCTTTGCCCAGCTTCGCACCGCGCCCGAAGGCCACGTTGAACAGTATTATCAAACTCGCAATATGGAAAAGCAGCAGGGTTCCTGGCAGATTGTTCACGCCAGCGCGCTGTTCCGCCACCCGGAAAACAAGTGA
- a CDS encoding DinB family protein: MHPLLKPLLSDIATARTRYISTVTQLTDQQAQYKPLPEVWSALENTEHLFWAEQGGIWGMWRALEAYRNGAPIWTGELTNRGRSIEEVIEKTWQPNEQVPANAAPRLGGTLAFWCASLASLQSLLEAFSYAVDGEDLEAIIHPHPISGPLDIGQRFEFLRFHIDRHRRQIGALLP; encoded by the coding sequence ATGCATCCCCTGTTGAAACCCCTTCTATCTGACATCGCCACGGCCCGCACTCGCTACATCAGCACGGTGACACAGTTGACCGACCAGCAGGCGCAGTATAAACCCTTGCCTGAGGTTTGGAGCGCTTTGGAGAACACCGAACACCTGTTCTGGGCCGAACAGGGCGGTATTTGGGGCATGTGGCGGGCCCTGGAGGCTTACCGCAATGGCGCACCCATCTGGACCGGGGAACTCACTAACCGGGGTCGCTCTATTGAGGAAGTGATTGAGAAGACCTGGCAACCCAACGAGCAGGTACCGGCTAATGCCGCCCCGCGCCTGGGTGGGACATTGGCGTTTTGGTGCGCTTCGCTGGCGAGTTTACAATCCTTGCTGGAAGCTTTCAGCTACGCCGTGGACGGGGAAGATCTGGAGGCCATTATTCATCCCCATCCCATTTCCGGCCCGCTGGACATCGGGCAGCGGTTTGAGTTTCTACGCTTTCACATCGACCGGCACCGACGGCAGATTGGTGCTTTACTTCCCTAA
- a CDS encoding DUF4595 domain-containing protein, with protein sequence MTKVAMLFVAMTLLCITCQQRVEPASGCRLTINENTDTYVYQFDEAGKLTAIHTSTAGGEADFRYTYQGNKATIDVTYPTSTWLRITYDLSLNPDGYAVTAQQTMCNQLADGTRHESVTATHTFAYDAQGYLIDHQADEFSYPLGAATLTRHSEAHLTYQNGNPVTIDMELSSSGTAQPARTIVNRYGQQANPLKTPFLLEFNPFGFSISRYLQPFLGKPAQHLLTASDNQQAGRPTTSTAYTYQFDPGKNLIGVNRTGVYSINSSLDNIWP encoded by the coding sequence ATGACTAAAGTAGCCATGCTTTTCGTCGCGATGACGCTCCTGTGTATAACCTGCCAGCAGCGCGTGGAACCAGCGTCGGGTTGTCGGTTGACCATCAACGAGAATACGGATACCTACGTGTATCAGTTCGATGAAGCGGGAAAGCTGACTGCTATTCATACGAGCACGGCTGGCGGTGAAGCGGATTTTCGCTATACCTATCAGGGTAATAAAGCGACGATCGATGTGACCTACCCAACCTCAACCTGGCTTCGGATTACCTACGATCTGAGTCTAAACCCGGATGGGTACGCTGTAACGGCTCAGCAAACTATGTGTAATCAGTTGGCCGACGGCACTAGACACGAATCAGTCACGGCTACGCACACCTTTGCTTATGACGCTCAGGGCTATCTAATTGACCATCAGGCCGATGAATTTTCCTATCCGCTCGGAGCGGCTACCCTCACCAGGCATTCCGAAGCGCATTTAACGTACCAGAACGGCAATCCGGTTACTATCGATATGGAGCTTTCTTCATCCGGTACGGCCCAGCCAGCACGCACCATCGTTAATCGCTATGGCCAACAGGCCAATCCGTTGAAAACGCCTTTTCTACTGGAATTCAATCCGTTTGGTTTTAGCATCTCCCGCTATCTGCAACCATTTTTAGGCAAGCCAGCTCAGCACCTGCTCACGGCATCGGACAATCAACAAGCAGGTCGGCCAACGACCAGTACGGCTTACACTTACCAATTTGACCCGGGTAAGAACCTAATCGGCGTCAATCGTACCGGCGTCTATTCCATCAACAGTTCTTTAGACAACATCTGGCCTTAA
- a CDS encoding tetratricopeptide repeat protein — MNSHLTIPLFLLASLPVLGQHDHSAHTATTSSATHCRPPEIRKVALPPPNLMEGIGKSHLKITTKSDSAQRYFDQGLSLLHDFWDFEAFRAFEYAAKLDTTAAMPHWGIYMTIRSGDQKRQADKKKALEQAKKWSKKASEPEQLYIKAIEVEAAATDAKKSREEGNRAFIAEMDNLIHRYPDDVEAKLILWLGGIGGSYSADGKPEENTMYAQTMLEKLLISHPDHHAVHHYWIHQMENCCPQAALASAQKLASLAPASGHVVHMPGHIYYRLGDYKRARQSFLAAMRVDSAYMSGQGIHRLDTWNYDHNLQYLIANDAEEGRYQEATAILSRLLDKSGVQDTARAQDFKKWALNNGQQRPVSLAVRFGQFAQAADYQLRNLADTAAQRAGMGDKAYAEYRKMPLRRHRVAYFLGMDAIEKGKIDLARQYANELDADLWRATKQDKTLSGYQETLLSLHSVELQGNVYSLQGDTTHAFGLLKEAVKLEKELGYQEPPLYEYPTRLSLAKAYQRARQWPQARDTYQALLKERPNSGFALFGLAQVWELEGNRAEAAKAYQTFLSTWNEADADLPQIKKARAWMRLNKGPLTAEK; from the coding sequence GTGAATTCACACCTTACAATTCCCCTCTTTCTGCTGGCTTCGCTTCCGGTGTTGGGCCAGCATGACCACAGTGCCCACACGGCGACTACCTCATCAGCCACGCATTGCCGTCCGCCCGAAATCCGCAAGGTTGCCCTGCCACCACCTAACCTGATGGAAGGTATTGGCAAAAGTCACCTCAAAATAACGACCAAATCGGACTCTGCGCAACGCTACTTCGATCAGGGACTCTCCTTACTGCATGACTTCTGGGATTTTGAAGCATTCCGGGCCTTCGAATACGCGGCCAAACTCGACACCACAGCCGCTATGCCCCATTGGGGAATCTATATGACCATTCGATCAGGCGACCAAAAACGGCAGGCGGATAAAAAGAAGGCGTTGGAACAGGCTAAAAAGTGGAGCAAAAAGGCGTCGGAACCCGAACAATTATATATAAAAGCGATTGAGGTGGAAGCGGCAGCTACCGATGCTAAGAAAAGCCGGGAGGAGGGAAACCGGGCCTTTATCGCCGAGATGGATAACCTGATTCACCGCTATCCCGACGACGTAGAAGCAAAGTTAATCCTCTGGCTAGGGGGCATTGGGGGTAGTTACTCGGCCGATGGTAAGCCCGAGGAAAACACGATGTACGCCCAAACGATGCTGGAAAAACTGCTCATCTCGCATCCCGATCATCATGCGGTGCACCATTACTGGATTCATCAAATGGAAAACTGCTGTCCGCAGGCCGCCTTAGCCAGCGCCCAAAAGCTGGCTTCCCTAGCGCCGGCGTCGGGTCATGTCGTCCACATGCCTGGCCATATTTACTACCGGCTGGGCGATTACAAGCGGGCCAGGCAATCGTTTCTGGCCGCCATGCGCGTCGATTCGGCCTATATGAGCGGGCAGGGCATTCACCGACTGGATACCTGGAACTATGACCACAACCTCCAGTACCTGATTGCCAACGACGCTGAGGAAGGCCGCTACCAGGAAGCTACGGCTATCTTGAGCCGACTCCTCGACAAATCAGGCGTGCAGGATACGGCCCGCGCTCAAGACTTCAAAAAATGGGCGCTCAACAATGGCCAGCAGCGGCCGGTATCGCTGGCCGTTCGCTTTGGACAGTTCGCGCAGGCCGCTGATTATCAATTACGAAACCTGGCCGATACAGCCGCTCAGCGGGCAGGCATGGGTGACAAAGCGTATGCTGAATATCGGAAGATGCCCCTGCGCCGTCACCGCGTCGCCTACTTCCTGGGTATGGACGCTATCGAAAAAGGCAAAATCGACTTGGCCCGCCAGTACGCCAACGAACTGGATGCCGATCTATGGCGAGCCACCAAGCAGGACAAAACGTTGAGTGGCTACCAGGAAACGCTGCTTAGTTTGCACTCGGTTGAACTACAAGGCAACGTGTATAGCCTTCAGGGCGACACCACGCATGCGTTTGGCTTACTAAAGGAGGCCGTGAAGTTAGAAAAGGAATTGGGCTACCAGGAACCTCCTCTCTACGAGTACCCCACCCGTTTGTCGCTGGCCAAGGCCTATCAACGGGCCCGGCAGTGGCCACAGGCACGGGACACCTATCAGGCGTTGCTGAAGGAAAGGCCTAATAGTGGTTTCGCCCTTTTTGGTTTAGCTCAGGTTTGGGAATTGGAAGGCAACCGGGCCGAAGCGGCCAAAGCCTATCAAACCTTTCTGTCGACCTGGAATGAAGCCGACGCTGATCTTCCCCAGATCAAAAAAGCCCGAGCCTGGATGCGGCTGAATAAAGGGCCGTTAACCGCCGAAAAATAG
- a CDS encoding PDDEXK nuclease domain-containing protein, with the protein MDQLVSEIRQIISQSRESAARSINHALALMYWHIGRVIVEDEQQGQERATYGKALIKNLSIQLVAEYGENFSSRNLQLSRQFYLTFPIVNSVSSQLTWTHYKVLVRLDDTSKRAFYMAETEKNAWTVRQLERQINSLLYERLLMSQDKESVLAIAQSEAKPTHPHQVIKDPIVLEFLGLKPQASYYEQDIEAAIITHIQEFLLELGNGFSFVARQKRIIIESDEFKIDLVFYNRLLQCFVLLDLKMDKITHQDLGQLQMYVNYYDRDIKESYENPTIGVLLCADKNDAVVRYTLPANNTQLFASKYQLHLPTEQQLINEIRKELPNDQTDQR; encoded by the coding sequence ATGGATCAATTAGTTTCTGAAATTCGACAAATTATTAGCCAATCAAGAGAGAGTGCGGCTCGATCTATCAATCATGCTCTAGCCCTTATGTACTGGCACATTGGCCGGGTTATCGTCGAGGATGAACAGCAAGGCCAGGAACGGGCCACTTACGGTAAAGCGCTCATTAAAAACCTCTCGATTCAGTTAGTGGCTGAATATGGTGAAAACTTTTCGAGCCGAAACCTTCAATTAAGTCGGCAGTTTTACCTCACCTTTCCAATTGTGAACTCAGTGAGTTCACAATTAACCTGGACTCATTATAAAGTCTTGGTGCGTCTGGATGACACGAGTAAGCGAGCCTTCTACATGGCCGAGACGGAGAAAAATGCCTGGACGGTGCGTCAACTAGAACGACAGATCAACAGCTTGCTTTATGAACGCTTATTAATGAGCCAGGATAAAGAAAGCGTCTTAGCTATAGCCCAATCTGAGGCAAAGCCGACTCACCCACACCAGGTTATTAAAGATCCCATCGTGCTTGAATTCTTGGGGCTAAAACCACAAGCCAGTTATTATGAACAGGATATTGAAGCCGCGATCATCACCCATATTCAGGAATTTCTCTTAGAACTGGGGAATGGTTTCTCCTTCGTTGCCCGGCAAAAGCGGATCATCATTGAGAGTGACGAATTTAAAATCGATTTAGTCTTCTACAATCGGTTGTTACAATGTTTTGTGTTGCTGGATCTGAAAATGGACAAGATAACCCATCAGGATTTAGGTCAACTACAGATGTATGTGAACTACTACGACCGTGACATAAAGGAGTCGTATGAAAATCCCACGATTGGTGTTTTGTTGTGTGCGGATAAAAATGATGCGGTCGTACGCTATACCCTTCCGGCAAACAACACCCAGTTGTTTGCCAGTAAGTACCAGTTACACTTACCTACGGAGCAACAGCTAATTAATGAGATTCGAAAGGAACTACCAAATGACCAGACCGATCAACGGTAA
- a CDS encoding helix-turn-helix transcriptional regulator, with the protein MNDSAKLRRQLHLIRCLDKPYTYPSLIQVHKYLLDHDIEQTSLATVERDINDIRTDYDISIIYDRRRHGYFLDLPTDDEDISNFREFVRLLERRERLELLTRSGRSVAQYIQLEQHNGFRGLDLMAPLWNALQRKLVITFSYQAYKDKPAEKRWVEPGLLFEYRNRWYLDGFDLDRNGERTFGLDRIIDLTLTPQSILPSRQTDYRAARRHVIGVTAPPGSSIEHVILRFRRPEAEYILSLPLHNSQQTLAETPTYVDIEIQVVLNHELEREILAYGEEVEVLAPACLRETMARRYSNVMKHYDS; encoded by the coding sequence ATGAACGATTCTGCAAAGCTGCGCCGTCAACTCCATTTAATTCGCTGCTTAGATAAGCCCTATACTTACCCTTCTCTAATACAAGTCCACAAATACCTACTGGATCATGACATCGAGCAGACGTCGCTAGCCACTGTCGAGCGGGATATAAATGACATCCGAACCGACTACGATATATCCATTATCTACGACCGTCGACGGCATGGCTACTTCCTGGACTTACCTACCGACGATGAAGATATTAGCAATTTCCGTGAGTTTGTTCGATTACTGGAACGACGTGAACGGCTGGAATTATTGACGCGGTCGGGCCGGTCGGTGGCTCAGTATATTCAGCTTGAGCAACACAATGGCTTTCGAGGTCTTGACCTAATGGCTCCGTTGTGGAATGCGCTTCAACGAAAGCTAGTGATTACATTTTCCTATCAGGCCTATAAAGATAAACCCGCCGAAAAGCGTTGGGTGGAGCCTGGCTTATTATTCGAATACCGAAACCGGTGGTATTTAGACGGGTTCGACCTCGACCGCAACGGCGAACGCACCTTTGGGCTCGACCGAATCATTGATCTAACGCTAACGCCCCAATCTATTTTACCCAGCCGTCAGACCGACTACCGGGCTGCTCGTCGGCACGTTATTGGGGTAACAGCCCCGCCGGGCAGCTCCATTGAGCATGTGATTCTTCGCTTTCGCCGACCTGAGGCCGAATATATTCTATCGTTACCCCTGCACAACAGCCAGCAAACCCTAGCCGAGACGCCGACCTATGTCGATATTGAGATTCAGGTCGTGCTAAACCATGAATTGGAACGCGAGATTCTGGCCTATGGTGAGGAGGTTGAGGTTTTGGCTCCAGCTTGTTTGAGAGAAACAATGGCCAGAAGGTATAGTAATGTCATGAAGCACTACGATTCGTAA
- a CDS encoding CRISPR-associated endoribonuclease Cas6 → MRLQLQLTPNTQPVPFDHLHQLTGALHKWLGQNNIHDGLSLYSFGWLRGGKPIGRNLYFLENATWSISFHDDSQAWQLARGILKDPMFAFGMKVEKATEMPLQTGFTQISFKVDGMVVARRKRPDGSKEYLLWDNPAADEVLTGIFRQKLTAAGFGPEHLSATVQFDRNFANARTKIATIKSIKHKGSECPVIVTGTPEAVHFVQLVGVGDLTGSGFGALL, encoded by the coding sequence ATGCGACTTCAACTACAACTCACACCTAACACACAGCCCGTTCCCTTCGACCATCTGCACCAACTAACCGGGGCACTACACAAATGGCTTGGGCAAAACAATATTCACGATGGCTTGAGCCTATATAGCTTTGGCTGGCTACGAGGGGGTAAGCCAATTGGAAGAAACCTATATTTTTTAGAGAACGCTACATGGTCGATTAGTTTTCACGACGATAGTCAAGCTTGGCAGCTGGCCCGTGGTATTCTGAAAGACCCAATGTTTGCCTTCGGAATGAAGGTTGAGAAGGCAACTGAGATGCCTTTGCAGACCGGGTTTACTCAAATTAGTTTTAAAGTCGATGGTATGGTAGTAGCCCGTCGTAAAAGGCCAGATGGGTCCAAAGAATATTTGCTCTGGGATAATCCGGCGGCTGACGAAGTGCTTACAGGAATCTTTCGGCAAAAACTCACCGCAGCCGGATTCGGCCCTGAACACTTGTCGGCAACGGTACAATTCGACCGCAATTTTGCCAACGCCCGCACTAAAATTGCCACTATTAAAAGTATTAAACACAAGGGTAGCGAATGTCCGGTTATCGTCACCGGTACTCCCGAAGCCGTTCATTTTGTCCAATTAGTCGGTGTGGGTGATTTGACAGGCAGCGGCTTTGGTGCCTTACTCTAA
- the cas7p gene encoding type I-PGING CRISPR-associated protein Cas7/Csp1: MTIKSITVTLIAPMSDHAANRGEKLLGNASSIKRRPDGRVYISGQMQRHALFSAVERLNDDDPNGTYVANGDGPSTKIEIDLRSDLGGYLDTNKGEYSGRRTAPLTATPAVAITRSDIGRDLLVRLKQNADAESEQKQALATNEFSQRDDMVMSFHLDIGAVGVRKRYSYEKEQHIETQYDNFIKDDEHRRRVKLFLEATRSITDYANQARQATSGEPQKVLIVLDTKMSRKAARYFAPETSPEVQANIRAELTAREAQYFLGDDTQKPDEAKGHYSVDMAYEKATDALMAGTLYRPASMISKMPA; encoded by the coding sequence ATGACTATCAAATCCATTACAGTAACGCTCATTGCCCCAATGTCTGACCATGCCGCTAACCGGGGCGAAAAGCTATTGGGTAACGCGTCATCTATCAAGCGCCGACCCGATGGCCGGGTATATATTTCTGGCCAGATGCAACGCCACGCCCTGTTTAGTGCTGTCGAACGGCTAAATGATGACGATCCGAACGGCACGTATGTCGCCAATGGTGACGGACCATCAACCAAAATAGAGATTGACTTAAGAAGTGATTTAGGCGGCTACTTAGACACAAACAAAGGGGAATATTCTGGTCGCCGGACAGCTCCATTAACTGCCACCCCCGCCGTAGCAATCACCCGTAGCGATATTGGCCGGGACTTGCTGGTACGTCTTAAACAAAACGCTGATGCCGAATCAGAGCAAAAGCAGGCGTTAGCTACCAACGAATTCAGCCAGCGCGACGATATGGTAATGAGTTTTCACCTGGATATTGGGGCAGTTGGCGTTCGCAAGCGGTATAGTTACGAGAAGGAACAGCATATTGAAACTCAATATGATAACTTCATTAAAGATGATGAGCATCGTCGGCGGGTTAAGTTGTTTTTGGAAGCTACGCGCTCAATAACCGACTACGCTAACCAAGCCCGGCAAGCAACATCAGGTGAACCGCAAAAAGTGTTGATTGTGCTAGATACGAAAATGAGCCGGAAAGCCGCCCGGTATTTTGCCCCAGAAACTTCCCCAGAAGTACAGGCGAACATACGGGCTGAGTTGACAGCAAGAGAAGCACAGTACTTTCTGGGTGATGACACCCAAAAGCCGGACGAAGCAAAAGGGCATTACAGCGTAGACATGGCCTATGAAAAAGCCACGGATGCGCTAATGGCGGGGACATTATATCGTCCGGCATCAATGATATCCAAAATGCCTGCGTAA
- the cas3 gene encoding CRISPR-associated helicase Cas3', whose protein sequence is MVALAKPSGITLRDHVSHVQKHAIAILTVWPFLAEKYARLTNGKSLKDAVEKAIKWHDEGKRIDNWQAACQKDYAQYQEWLKTKNLDPLRIDATLYQQYEWEMKQQNKATGKHLRDAKFRHEFGSLKLAADKKAGLSVEEQTAIAAHHGKLGKRHLKRWESDGGGAFLIYWSKFINQERDQAKYDLDRWGKLLLARYEIAAVRSLLQLADTRASREESEGELAPLTEFDYEFPHGKGNERGVQKAAMELADQWCSILRAPTGSGKTDAALLWGQQQIENKRADRLIIAMPTRFTSNALALNIEKNVRNTGLYHSSARFTQTAKVQKDGKKISFEQKQYLNEQQRLAQLLATPVTVCTVDHLLISLTGAAEHHHSSFFFLANSAVVFDEADFYDPFVQANLTVLLKALRILHVPVLIMSATVPDSACALYDVPQGIKEPILNEEPPKRALAWAGKPTTVQVGETEYSDLPVTEKAKDVADVLQKMVDARHGIIYANTVERALMYYDWFNENAPNQEIILYHSRFTEPDKGLIEDRLLKTLGKDIWTKPNPTPLAIAILTQIGEMSVNISASIMLSDLCPWDRLTQRLGRLNRFGKPAEAVAYLTIPYKKEAVYVAPYGELIDRKWVPAPAFINTLASVVGMIPNGGLRPIKPAELVDVVNALYPDLPAFPEKAADNRDQLYNLMNQNWLIVPDRRLDEEAGTVSTAWRSRDIDEHRTILTRSPYDFKNYEEYQAFVLEFGVSCPVWMVEKEERRKENSRITVVEVLIDDEPEKLRYTDEYESWTEQDEGRIEGYVKPNKPKRGMAFLYDKKDTTPNDDDD, encoded by the coding sequence ATGGTCGCTTTAGCCAAACCTTCTGGCATCACGCTCCGGGACCACGTCAGCCATGTGCAGAAACACGCCATTGCCATCCTGACTGTTTGGCCTTTTCTGGCCGAAAAATACGCTCGGCTCACAAATGGGAAATCGTTAAAAGATGCTGTAGAGAAAGCTATTAAATGGCACGATGAAGGCAAGCGGATTGATAATTGGCAGGCCGCTTGTCAAAAAGATTACGCACAGTATCAGGAGTGGTTGAAAACCAAAAATTTGGATCCGTTACGTATTGATGCTACCCTGTATCAGCAATACGAATGGGAGATGAAGCAACAAAACAAGGCTACTGGCAAGCATCTTCGTGATGCCAAGTTTCGCCACGAATTCGGCTCACTCAAATTGGCGGCTGACAAGAAAGCCGGATTGTCGGTTGAAGAACAAACAGCGATAGCTGCCCATCATGGGAAGTTAGGCAAACGGCATCTCAAACGGTGGGAAAGTGACGGCGGTGGTGCTTTCCTGATATACTGGAGTAAATTCATTAACCAAGAGCGCGACCAGGCAAAATATGACCTCGATCGTTGGGGAAAACTCCTGCTGGCTCGCTACGAAATTGCCGCTGTACGGTCGCTATTACAACTAGCCGACACGCGGGCCAGTCGTGAGGAGTCCGAAGGTGAATTAGCTCCTTTGACAGAGTTTGACTATGAGTTTCCGCATGGCAAGGGAAACGAACGCGGGGTTCAGAAAGCCGCAATGGAATTAGCCGATCAATGGTGTTCGATTTTACGTGCACCTACTGGTAGTGGTAAGACCGATGCGGCTTTGCTTTGGGGACAACAGCAAATAGAGAACAAGCGGGCCGACCGGCTTATCATTGCCATGCCTACGCGGTTTACGTCTAATGCGCTGGCGTTGAACATCGAAAAAAATGTTAGAAATACCGGGTTGTACCATTCAAGTGCCCGGTTTACACAGACCGCTAAAGTTCAAAAAGACGGCAAGAAGATTTCTTTTGAGCAAAAACAATACCTAAACGAACAGCAAAGATTGGCGCAACTGTTGGCAACACCAGTAACGGTTTGTACTGTGGATCACTTGCTAATTAGCCTGACGGGAGCCGCCGAGCATCATCACAGCAGTTTTTTCTTTTTGGCAAATAGCGCTGTCGTGTTCGATGAAGCTGATTTCTATGACCCGTTTGTACAAGCTAATTTGACGGTATTACTCAAAGCATTGCGAATCCTACACGTTCCGGTACTGATTATGAGTGCCACAGTTCCCGATTCGGCTTGTGCATTGTATGATGTGCCACAAGGCATCAAAGAACCAATTCTAAATGAAGAGCCACCTAAACGGGCTTTGGCGTGGGCGGGTAAGCCGACAACAGTGCAGGTTGGCGAGACCGAATACAGCGATTTGCCTGTCACGGAAAAAGCTAAGGATGTGGCCGACGTGCTACAAAAAATGGTTGATGCCCGGCACGGTATTATTTACGCCAACACTGTTGAACGGGCGTTGATGTACTACGATTGGTTTAATGAAAATGCGCCCAATCAGGAAATTATCTTATACCACAGCCGATTCACAGAACCTGACAAGGGGTTGATTGAAGACCGATTACTAAAAACATTAGGGAAAGATATTTGGACGAAACCAAATCCAACCCCGCTAGCAATCGCCATCTTAACTCAAATAGGCGAAATGAGCGTGAATATCAGCGCATCAATTATGCTCTCTGATTTGTGCCCCTGGGATCGGTTGACCCAACGGTTAGGCCGCTTGAATCGATTTGGGAAGCCTGCTGAAGCGGTGGCATACCTGACGATTCCCTATAAAAAAGAAGCTGTTTACGTTGCCCCATATGGGGAACTGATTGACCGTAAATGGGTACCAGCACCTGCTTTCATCAATACCCTGGCATCAGTGGTAGGCATGATTCCAAATGGCGGTTTACGGCCCATCAAACCTGCTGAGTTGGTGGATGTAGTAAATGCGCTCTACCCCGACCTACCCGCTTTCCCCGAGAAAGCAGCCGATAACCGGGACCAACTTTACAATCTGATGAATCAGAATTGGTTGATTGTACCAGATCGTCGGTTAGATGAAGAAGCCGGAACCGTATCAACGGCATGGCGTAGTCGTGACATTGATGAACATCGTACGATTTTAACCCGGTCGCCATACGACTTCAAAAATTACGAAGAGTATCAGGCTTTTGTTCTTGAATTTGGCGTTTCGTGTCCAGTCTGGATGGTAGAGAAAGAGGAGCGCCGGAAAGAAAACTCACGAATTACGGTAGTTGAAGTTTTGATTGACGACGAACCTGAAAAGTTGCGCTATACCGATGAGTATGAATCTTGGACAGAACAGGATGAAGGTCGAATAGAGGGGTATGTGAAACCCAACAAGCCTAAGCGCGGAATGGCCTTTCTCTACGACAAAAAAGACACAACGCCTAATGATGACGACGACTAA
- the cas4 gene encoding CRISPR-associated protein Cas4, with the protein MMTTTNSSKLRIGGMLVGYYRLCPRKAWLSMRGIWMEQESDTVALGRLLDEHSYDRSDKHIEINAEAPDGTPLVGKIDRANLKNGVLHETKKSRSCEDAHVWQVRFYLWLLTRNGVTRSDGSPFRGQLDYPLLRRTECITLEPEHTDELVATVSTIRALASQETPPARLLKRTFCTKCAFDELCYG; encoded by the coding sequence ATGATGACGACGACTAATTCATCCAAACTCCGCATCGGCGGTATGCTCGTAGGCTATTACCGACTGTGCCCACGAAAGGCCTGGCTGTCGATGCGGGGTATCTGGATGGAGCAGGAGTCGGATACGGTGGCCCTCGGTCGATTACTGGATGAGCACAGCTACGACCGGTCCGATAAACACATTGAGATCAACGCCGAAGCGCCCGACGGTACGCCCTTGGTGGGTAAAATCGACCGGGCCAATCTGAAAAATGGTGTGCTTCACGAAACTAAGAAAAGCCGGTCCTGTGAGGATGCCCATGTGTGGCAGGTTCGATTTTATCTCTGGCTGCTTACCCGAAACGGCGTAACCCGATCCGATGGATCGCCGTTTCGGGGGCAGTTGGATTACCCCCTGTTGCGACGTACCGAATGTATCACCCTGGAACCAGAACACACGGATGAGTTGGTGGCGACCGTTTCGACGATTCGGGCATTAGCTTCCCAAGAAACCCCGCCTGCCCGACTTCTGAAACGTACCTTTTGTACCAAATGCGCTTTTGATGAACTGTGCTATGGGTGA